A region of Streptomyces sp. R44 DNA encodes the following proteins:
- a CDS encoding YbdK family carboxylate-amine ligase — MEEEFLLVDRCTALPVSRGPLVVNAAHRLLGDQAQTEFFDAQVEVCTRPTAELQEMRAELALLRRTMAEAAAGEGCLLIATGTPVSRPESSPGITPGERYGRIAARWPSLVGSYDGLVCGCHIHVGVTGRDQALALANHMRPWLPTLQALAANSPFALGQDSGWASRRAVAHARWPGVGPAPLLDAAGYERLAAHLVRTGALLDRRMIYWHARPSEHVPTLEIRVCDVNADLDVVVLLTALVRGLADALLSDIDEGRPPHPLSPAHLRAAHRIAARQGMEGEGLDLVRGDCAPAGTLVEQLLVRAAPGLTAAGDLDLVAELLDRVRSFGGGAAQQRAAYLRRGRLSDVVGDLARTVLTPGA, encoded by the coding sequence CGACCGGTGCACCGCTTTGCCCGTGTCCCGCGGTCCGCTCGTCGTGAACGCCGCGCACCGGCTCTTGGGCGATCAGGCACAGACGGAGTTTTTTGATGCCCAAGTGGAGGTCTGCACCCGGCCCACGGCCGAACTCCAGGAAATGAGAGCGGAACTGGCCCTCTTGCGGCGGACGATGGCGGAGGCCGCAGCCGGTGAGGGCTGTCTCCTGATCGCCACCGGCACCCCTGTCAGCCGCCCGGAGAGCTCGCCCGGGATCACCCCCGGCGAGCGATACGGGCGGATCGCCGCGCGCTGGCCCTCCCTGGTGGGTTCGTACGACGGCCTGGTGTGCGGCTGCCACATCCACGTGGGTGTGACCGGCCGTGACCAGGCCCTCGCCCTGGCCAACCACATGCGTCCCTGGCTGCCGACGCTGCAGGCTCTCGCCGCGAACTCGCCCTTCGCGCTGGGGCAGGACAGCGGCTGGGCCAGCCGGAGGGCCGTGGCGCACGCACGCTGGCCCGGAGTCGGGCCCGCCCCTCTGCTCGACGCAGCCGGTTACGAGCGCCTCGCCGCGCACCTGGTGCGGACCGGCGCCCTGCTGGATCGTCGAATGATCTACTGGCACGCACGCCCTTCCGAGCACGTACCCACCCTGGAGATCCGGGTCTGCGACGTGAACGCCGACCTCGACGTCGTGGTGCTGCTCACCGCTCTGGTCCGGGGCCTTGCGGACGCCCTCCTGTCGGACATCGACGAAGGACGGCCGCCTCACCCGCTCTCCCCTGCGCACCTGCGGGCCGCGCACCGCATCGCCGCGCGCCAGGGAATGGAGGGCGAGGGACTCGACCTGGTACGGGGAGACTGCGCACCGGCCGGGACCTTGGTGGAGCAGCTGCTGGTGCGAGCGGCGCCCGGGCTGACGGCGGCCGGCGACCTCGACCTGGTGGCGGAACTCCTCGACCGCGTGCGGAGTTTCGGCGGCGGGGCGGCACAACAGCGTGCCGCGTATCTGCGGCGGGGGCGTCTGAGCGATGTCGTCGGCGATCTGGCCCGCACCGTCCTCACCCCTGGGGCGTGA
- a CDS encoding class II glutamine amidotransferase, with product MCRWLAYSGSPLLLDAVLYRPEHSLINQSLHARMGVESTNGDGFGVGWYSSDGDGTPAVVRDVGPAWNNRNLRELAAHVRSRLFFAHVRASTGSAVQQTNCHPFRHGRWLWMHNGAIADFPRLQRDLCMAVDPVLFPSMEGSTDSEVMFYLAVTFGLDQDVPGAVAGMAGLIERIGKEHGVPDPLQMTVAVSDGERVWAFRYSSEGRSRSLFYSSRADTVRHLYPELEYLREISDETRIVVSEPLGDLPGVWNELPEASYAVVPSGAHADYLAFSPRFP from the coding sequence ATGTGCCGCTGGCTCGCGTACTCGGGTTCGCCCTTGCTGCTCGACGCGGTGCTCTACCGCCCGGAGCACTCACTCATCAACCAGAGCCTCCACGCGCGGATGGGCGTCGAGTCGACCAACGGCGACGGTTTCGGAGTGGGCTGGTACAGCTCGGACGGCGACGGAACGCCGGCGGTCGTCCGCGATGTCGGTCCGGCCTGGAACAACCGCAATCTGCGCGAACTCGCCGCGCACGTCCGCTCTCGCCTGTTCTTCGCCCATGTCCGCGCCTCGACCGGTTCCGCGGTCCAGCAGACGAACTGCCACCCGTTCCGCCACGGCCGCTGGCTCTGGATGCACAACGGGGCCATCGCGGACTTCCCCCGGTTGCAGCGCGACCTCTGCATGGCCGTCGATCCGGTGCTCTTTCCCTCCATGGAAGGATCGACGGACTCCGAGGTGATGTTCTACCTGGCCGTGACCTTCGGTCTCGACCAGGACGTTCCGGGAGCGGTGGCCGGCATGGCGGGTCTGATCGAGCGCATCGGCAAGGAACACGGCGTACCGGATCCGCTGCAGATGACGGTGGCCGTGAGCGACGGCGAGCGCGTGTGGGCCTTCCGCTATTCCAGCGAGGGAAGATCCCGCTCGCTCTTCTACAGCAGCAGGGCGGATACCGTCCGCCATCTGTACCCGGAGCTGGAGTACCTGAGGGAGATCTCCGACGAGACCCGCATCGTGGTCTCCGAGCCCCTGGGTGATCTGCCCGGCGTGTGGAACGAACTGCCCGAGGCCAGCTACGCGGTGGTACCTTCCGGCGCGCATGCCGATTACCTCGCGTTCTCCCCGAGATTCCCGTGA
- a CDS encoding DUF6131 family protein, which yields MIVLGIICLVIGFVAGISILWTIGIILVVIGAILWVLGAVGHAVGGRRHYW from the coding sequence ATGATCGTCCTCGGTATTATTTGCCTCGTGATCGGCTTCGTGGCCGGAATCAGCATCCTCTGGACCATCGGGATCATTCTCGTGGTCATCGGTGCCATCCTCTGGGTGCTCGGTGCGGTCGGTCATGCCGTCGGTGGACGTCGGCACTACTGGTAG
- a CDS encoding metallophosphoesterase, with protein sequence MTSHGDRGDRNGAVVRVAAVGDIHLSPDCRGLLRPSFETLPLCADLLLLAGDLTRHGTVQEAEVVAGEVRDLGVPVVAVLGNHDYHSEREADVTRVLTDAGVTVLEGDRVVLPVAGGKVGVAGAKGFCGGFAGRSAGEFGEREMKDFVRSARRGAEGLHRALVDVSADGCGARIALTHFAPVPDTLAGEPVEIYPFLGSYLLAEAIDGAGADLAVHGHAHLGTEHGMTAGGVRVRNVAQPVIGRAFALYHLPLAGSGPIV encoded by the coding sequence GTGACCTCCCACGGTGACAGGGGTGACAGGAACGGGGCCGTCGTCCGCGTGGCGGCCGTCGGCGACATCCACCTGAGCCCGGACTGCCGAGGCCTCCTGCGCCCGTCCTTCGAGACGCTGCCGCTCTGCGCGGACCTGCTCCTCCTCGCCGGCGACCTCACGAGGCACGGCACCGTCCAGGAGGCGGAGGTGGTCGCCGGGGAGGTCCGGGACCTCGGCGTCCCCGTGGTCGCCGTGCTCGGCAACCACGACTACCACTCCGAGCGCGAGGCGGACGTCACCCGCGTTCTCACCGACGCCGGAGTCACGGTCCTGGAGGGGGACCGAGTGGTTCTGCCGGTCGCCGGCGGCAAGGTCGGCGTCGCCGGGGCGAAGGGCTTCTGCGGCGGATTCGCGGGCCGCAGCGCGGGGGAGTTCGGTGAGCGCGAGATGAAGGACTTCGTCCGCAGCGCCCGCCGCGGCGCCGAGGGACTCCACCGGGCCCTGGTCGACGTGTCCGCCGACGGCTGCGGGGCCAGGATCGCCCTGACCCACTTCGCTCCCGTCCCCGACACGCTCGCGGGCGAACCGGTCGAGATCTATCCCTTCCTGGGGAGCTATCTCCTCGCGGAGGCCATCGACGGCGCGGGCGCCGACCTCGCGGTGCACGGCCATGCCCACCTCGGCACGGAGCACGGCATGACGGCGGGCGGGGTGCGGGTACGGAACGTGGCCCAGCCCGTCATCGGCAGGGCCTTCGCGCTGTACCACCTGCCGCTCGCCGGGTCGGGTCCGATCGTCTGA
- a CDS encoding DUF6328 family protein — MTATRRLTEAEWRIVAEETAPRPQAPRPPEGARERVNRRWQEVLQETRVAQTGVQILFGFLLSLAFTARFRELDGFDRGLYVVTVVLAASSTAALIAPVSLHRCLSGLRLKEEVVTAAGRLMVCGMVLLALTVACTLMLILNVVLGGTLAAGIVVGGVMLWFALCWYVTPYRLRRKALARPPDGGPR; from the coding sequence ATGACCGCGACGAGACGCCTGACGGAGGCCGAGTGGCGCATCGTGGCGGAGGAGACGGCGCCGCGGCCACAGGCCCCACGTCCACCGGAAGGAGCCCGGGAGCGGGTCAACAGACGGTGGCAGGAGGTCCTCCAGGAGACCCGGGTCGCCCAGACCGGTGTCCAGATCCTGTTCGGCTTCCTGCTGAGCCTCGCCTTCACCGCCCGCTTTCGTGAACTCGACGGCTTCGACCGCGGCCTGTACGTCGTCACCGTCGTCCTCGCGGCCTCCTCGACGGCCGCTCTGATCGCACCGGTGTCCCTCCACCGCTGCCTCTCCGGGCTGCGCCTGAAGGAGGAGGTGGTGACCGCCGCCGGACGGCTCATGGTCTGCGGCATGGTCCTCCTCGCCCTGACCGTCGCCTGCACGCTCATGCTCATCCTGAACGTGGTCCTCGGCGGCACGCTCGCGGCCGGGATCGTCGTCGGCGGCGTGATGCTGTGGTTCGCGCTCTGCTGGTACGTCACCCCGTACCGCCTCCGGCGCAAGGCGCTGGCGCGACCCCCGGACGGAGGACCACGATGA
- a CDS encoding DNA topoisomerase IB: MRLRTSDPDRPGWRRVRHGRGFRYLDADGAPLGTEDRARVVALVIPPAWRDVWVCPWPNGHIQAVGTDAAGRRQYLYHEDFRRRQEAAKHEHVRQVACSLPRLRRAVAHDLDRRGLCRERVIACAVRLLDLGFFRVGGEQYRRDNASYGLTTLLREHAHCARGEVCLGYPAKSGRRQTRALVDEPAYGVVHALLRRRGGGDRLFAYWEGRAWHDVHAEDLNAYLREHAGSDITAKDFRTWHATVLAAVALAVSSPVADDSRTARSKAERRAVREVSDYLGNTPAVCRASYIDPLVVDRFEDGVTIASALERLGEKGRFGHPATRGAVERAVLRLLG; the protein is encoded by the coding sequence GTGCGGCTCAGGACGAGCGATCCCGACCGGCCGGGCTGGCGGCGCGTCCGCCACGGCCGGGGTTTCCGCTACCTGGACGCCGACGGCGCCCCTCTGGGCACGGAGGACCGGGCCAGGGTCGTCGCGCTGGTGATTCCTCCGGCGTGGCGGGACGTCTGGGTCTGTCCCTGGCCCAACGGCCACATCCAGGCCGTCGGCACGGACGCGGCCGGCCGCAGGCAGTACCTCTACCACGAGGACTTCCGGCGGCGGCAGGAAGCCGCGAAGCACGAGCACGTGCGGCAGGTCGCTTGCAGCCTGCCCCGGTTGCGGCGGGCCGTCGCGCACGATCTGGACCGGCGCGGGCTCTGCCGGGAACGGGTGATCGCCTGCGCGGTGCGCCTCCTCGACCTCGGTTTCTTCCGTGTCGGCGGCGAGCAGTACCGGCGCGACAACGCCTCGTACGGCCTCACCACCCTGCTGCGCGAGCACGCCCACTGCGCGCGCGGGGAGGTCTGCCTCGGCTACCCGGCGAAGTCGGGCCGCCGCCAGACCAGGGCCCTCGTCGACGAGCCGGCGTACGGAGTGGTCCACGCGCTGCTGCGGCGGCGTGGCGGGGGCGACCGGCTGTTCGCGTACTGGGAGGGCCGGGCCTGGCACGACGTCCACGCGGAGGATCTCAACGCGTATCTGCGGGAGCACGCGGGGAGCGACATCACGGCGAAGGACTTCAGGACCTGGCACGCCACGGTCCTCGCCGCCGTCGCCCTCGCGGTCTCGTCGCCTGTGGCGGACGATTCGCGCACCGCGCGGTCGAAGGCGGAGCGGCGGGCGGTCCGGGAGGTCAGCGACTACCTCGGCAACACGCCCGCGGTCTGCCGGGCCTCGTACATCGACCCGCTCGTCGTCGACCGCTTCGAGGACGGTGTCACGATCGCCTCGGCGCTGGAACGCCTGGGCGAGAAGGGCCGCTTCGGTCACCCGGCGACCCGGGGCGCGGTCGAACGCGCGGTGCTGCGGCTGCTCGGCTGA
- a CDS encoding DUF6480 family protein, whose protein sequence is MTGASNPDPDPRRIPGVEAGGGVPAGRTPPAESGTGTATGPHRPPRRGWAAGPLLVVWLLVIACALFFLVYAIVLATH, encoded by the coding sequence ATGACCGGAGCCAGTAACCCGGATCCCGATCCCCGTCGCATTCCTGGAGTCGAGGCCGGCGGGGGCGTCCCCGCCGGAAGGACACCACCGGCCGAGTCCGGGACGGGCACGGCCACCGGGCCCCACCGGCCGCCCCGTCGCGGCTGGGCGGCCGGCCCGCTGCTCGTCGTGTGGCTGCTGGTCATCGCGTGCGCCCTGTTCTTCCTCGTGTACGCGATCGTCCTGGCGACCCACTGA
- a CDS encoding HAD family hydrolase, which translates to MDRAALFDIDGTLVDSNHLHVVAWWEAFRQNGHQVPTHAVHRAIGLPGEQLIDHLLGGDRDRSDDDRLGAAHDTLYSTFFERLQAFDRAGDLLRTLADDGWKVVLVTSAKDRELAALRRAVDADEALADTATADDVEEGKPAPDPVEHALQLVGVPADRAVFVGDSVWDMQAARHARVARAGLLCGGIPRADLVEAGAAAVYDDPADLLTQLKSSPFMTVGR; encoded by the coding sequence GTGGACCGCGCCGCACTCTTCGACATCGACGGAACCCTCGTCGACTCCAACCACCTGCACGTCGTCGCCTGGTGGGAGGCCTTCCGGCAGAACGGCCACCAGGTGCCGACCCACGCCGTGCACCGCGCCATCGGCCTGCCGGGCGAGCAGCTCATCGACCACCTGCTCGGCGGGGACCGCGACCGGTCGGACGACGACCGGCTCGGCGCCGCGCACGACACCCTCTACAGCACCTTCTTCGAACGCCTCCAGGCCTTCGACAGGGCCGGTGACCTGCTGCGGACGCTCGCGGACGACGGCTGGAAGGTCGTCCTGGTCACCTCGGCCAAGGACCGGGAGCTGGCCGCGCTGCGCCGCGCGGTCGACGCCGACGAGGCCCTCGCGGACACCGCCACGGCCGACGACGTCGAGGAGGGCAAGCCCGCCCCCGACCCCGTCGAACACGCCCTCCAGCTCGTCGGCGTGCCCGCCGACCGGGCCGTGTTCGTCGGCGACAGCGTCTGGGACATGCAGGCCGCGCGGCACGCCCGGGTGGCCCGCGCGGGTCTGCTGTGCGGCGGCATCCCGCGCGCCGACCTCGTCGAGGCGGGCGCCGCCGCCGTGTACGACGACCCGGCGGACCTTCTCACCCAACTGAAATCCAGCCCCTTCATGACCGTAGGGAGATGA
- a CDS encoding LLM class F420-dependent oxidoreductase, with product MMHIGYTMMTEQAGPRELVGHVVEAEKVGFDFSVISDHSFPWLTSQGHAPYAWSVLGAAAQATSGIPLMTFVTCPTFRYHPAVIAQKAATLQLLSEGRFRLGLGSGENLNEHVVGRGWPSARVRLAMLDEAAEIIRALFTGEYVTRHGRHFQVDDARLWDVPDTPPPLGIAVSGPRSCALAGRHADLVITTEPKRELIDAFDAQGGAGKPRMGQLPVCYDTDRDAATARAHEQFRWALGGWRLNAELPLPAGFDQASEHIRPEDVAKSIPCGDDVDAVLDAARPFAEAGFTDLALVQIGGAHQLPFLHWAETALLPALRDL from the coding sequence ATGATGCACATCGGGTACACCATGATGACCGAGCAGGCAGGCCCGCGTGAGCTGGTCGGACACGTGGTCGAGGCGGAAAAGGTCGGGTTCGACTTCTCCGTGATCTCGGACCACTCCTTCCCCTGGCTGACCTCGCAGGGACACGCTCCGTACGCGTGGAGCGTCCTGGGAGCGGCGGCACAGGCGACCTCCGGCATTCCGCTCATGACCTTCGTGACCTGCCCGACCTTCCGCTACCACCCGGCGGTGATCGCCCAGAAGGCCGCGACCCTCCAGCTCCTCTCCGAAGGCCGGTTCCGGCTCGGCCTCGGCTCGGGCGAGAACCTCAACGAACACGTCGTCGGCCGGGGCTGGCCCTCGGCACGCGTACGCCTGGCCATGCTGGACGAGGCCGCCGAGATCATCCGCGCCCTGTTCACGGGCGAGTACGTGACCCGGCACGGCCGCCACTTCCAGGTCGACGACGCCAGGCTCTGGGACGTCCCCGACACGCCACCGCCCCTCGGCATCGCCGTGTCCGGGCCCCGCTCCTGCGCGCTCGCCGGGCGCCACGCCGACCTGGTGATCACCACGGAGCCGAAACGCGAGCTCATCGACGCCTTCGACGCCCAGGGCGGTGCGGGCAAACCCCGCATGGGGCAGCTGCCCGTCTGTTACGACACCGACCGGGACGCGGCCACGGCCCGTGCCCACGAACAGTTCCGGTGGGCGCTGGGCGGCTGGCGCCTCAACGCCGAGCTCCCGCTCCCGGCGGGGTTCGACCAGGCCTCCGAGCACATCCGGCCGGAGGACGTGGCGAAGAGCATCCCCTGCGGGGACGACGTGGACGCCGTCCTCGACGCCGCCCGCCCCTTCGCCGAGGCCGGCTTCACCGACCTCGCCCTCGTCCAGATCGGCGGCGCCCACCAACTGCCCTTCCTCCACTGGGCGGAGACGGCCCTGCTGCCCGCCCTCCGCGACCTGTAG